The Thermosynechococcus sp. HN-54 DNA segment GAGTAACTGTTCATGGGTGGAGACAATTTCAACACTGCCCTTGGGAGTAATACAGCCTTGAACACTAGGCGATCGCTTGACAGCGCCTTCCACAAAGGCTTCGACAATTCCCCCCAGCTCCATAAATCGCTGCCGATAGGAGACCCACGTCTCATTTGGCGCCTGAAAGTCCATGCTCTCTAGGCTATTCTCAATCCGCTGGAGGTGGTCGGGGGCTTCGGGATTGCCTACGGGTTGCAGTGGTCGTAAATCCAATAGAGCATTACCTTCCCCAGAGAAAGCCTCATTGAGTTTGACCACTAACCGCTGGAGGTGGGGAAATTTTGCCTGTAGGTGGGCGATCGCCCGCACCAGATCTGGCACACCCTGTAAAAAACCAGTACCAATCGGATGGGGAATGCCTGCTGCTGCAAAGAGTTCCCGACTGCCAGCCTTGGTTCCCCAGTAGAGGAGATCGGGATCCGTCGAATAGAGGGGAATGCCTAAGCGTACTGCCAGTTCTCGTTCCAAAGGGGTGGAGTTAAAACACACCATGTAAGCTTGGTTGGGACGCAGGGCTTGACGAATGCGCTCCAAGAGGCGAGGCCGTTCTAAAATTTTTGCGGTCAGGGGTTTATCGGAGCGATCGTAGGTAGCCAGCAGGAGCAGGCGATCGCGAGCATGGGAACTTGGTACACCGGGGAGCAAATCCAAATAATAGTCAATAATGCTGGGGTGCAGCGGCTGGGACGTAACGTAGATCATGCGGGTACGCGGATTCCGCAACTGGATCAGCGTATAAAGTTGCCGCTCTTCATAGTGGGTGTAGCCTGTGATCTTTGCCAGCTCCGGTTGGGGAAAACTCAGGGATGGCACCACCACAATATCGCGCTCAATGCCACCGGGGCCTTTGGGCAGTTCAGGAATAAAGGTTTCTGTCCCGTCCCAGCACTCCAAGAGGCGCGTTTGCAGTTGGCGGAACTCCTCAGCGATCGACATCCATCATAAACTTTGCAAGGGTACTGCCACTATAGCGTAACTTAGTGGTGCGGGGAACTGAAGAGGTGATTCCCGGATTGACGTTACCCGTGGTCAACTTGTTCCAAAAACTTTCATTCTAGGTTGCCGCTCCCAAAATGCTGTAATGGCTACCACTTTTTATAGGGCAAGAACTTACCGTTCATGATCACTTTAACCCTTGCACCAGCGGGATCCTCTATCTTTTCAACATCTAGCGTGAAATCAATGGCACTCATGATTCCATCCCCAAATTTCTCTTGAATCACGTCCTTGAGGGGCAGGCCATAGACCTGCATGATTTCGTAAAAACGGTATATCAGGGGATCGGTGGGCACCGTAGGACCTAAACCTTTAACGGGATAAATCATTAGTTCGGTCAATTCGGATTCTGGCAGCTCTAGGGCTGCTGATAATTGCTTGACTTGGTCGGCTGTAGCCGTTGCTTGACGATAAAAAAGCGCTGCTGTGAAGACTTCACTCTGACCAATC contains these protein-coding regions:
- a CDS encoding peptide ligase PGM1-related protein, encoding MSIAEEFRQLQTRLLECWDGTETFIPELPKGPGGIERDIVVVPSLSFPQPELAKITGYTHYEERQLYTLIQLRNPRTRMIYVTSQPLHPSIIDYYLDLLPGVPSSHARDRLLLLATYDRSDKPLTAKILERPRLLERIRQALRPNQAYMVCFNSTPLERELAVRLGIPLYSTDPDLLYWGTKAGSRELFAAAGIPHPIGTGFLQGVPDLVRAIAHLQAKFPHLQRLVVKLNEAFSGEGNALLDLRPLQPVGNPEAPDHLQRIENSLESMDFQAPNETWVSYRQRFMELGGIVEAFVEGAVKRSPSVQGCITPKGSVEIVSTHEQLLNAPSGQIFIGCEFPAHADYRQPLQELGQKVGLYLAQQGVIGCFGVDVVATQTTEGWELYAIEINLRKGGTTHPFMTLKFLTDGHYELASGLFYSKHRRPKYYIASDNLCQPHYRGLLPNDLLDMIARYHLHFDSSTETGTVFHLMGALSEFGKLGLVSIGNTPEEAQAIYNQTIGVLDAAAL
- the cynS gene encoding cyanase, translated to MIPEITVKLLKAKQEKGFTFAELGKLIGQSEVFTAALFYRQATATADQVKQLSAALELPESELTELMIYPVKGLGPTVPTDPLIYRFYEIMQVYGLPLKDVIQEKFGDGIMSAIDFTLDVEKIEDPAGARVKVIMNGKFLPYKKW